The Daphnia magna isolate NIES unplaced genomic scaffold, ASM2063170v1.1 Dm_contigs114, whole genome shotgun sequence DNA segment TGGCACTAAGGGTCTAATCAtggagatttaaaaaaaaaaaaaatgacgtgaaaaagggggaaagatCATCCCGTGCAAAGACTAAATCGTGCGTCTAAACTAAAGACGggatatcttttttttttttgtttatcatcaCACAAGAAAAGGGCCGGCACTTACGCTCCCTTCCTATTTcgatttgttttatattttagtttgtgttttgtttttatgtatatataaaaTCCCCATTTGGTATGCATGGACCTAAATCGGGCCCAGTGACATCCAGGAACCTACACCCCGACAGTTAGAAACGAAAACgaacagaaatgaaaaaacaaaggtAAAAATCGAAACCAAAATGGGGGGGGAAACGAAaatttgcaattaaaaaatcatctttttttttttttcatttacaaagaaataagaagagaGCTATTTAGTAGAGAGCCAACACTTACCGGAAGGATTGTCGGCCAGAACGTCGAGAAAGTCATCCGTTTCCATTTCTAATTTGGCTCGATGCCATGCAGACTCTACCTCAGTTTTGTCCAGGCGACGGGCTCCAGCAGATGGCGGAACGGGTTCGCCCTCTCTTCTCACTTGACGGGCCAAGTCTCTTTGTAACATTGCTTTCGTTTCCTGCATCATTTCGGACCGATAGTAATTTTCTCAACGTCAAGCGAACCACCGGAATTCAAATTACCTGTTCAAAGAGGCGAATACGCTCCTGGGTGACGGCACTTAAACCGGAATAACTTCGAATTCCGGCAGCATCGATGGGATGGAGTTTATTGACGACAAAACTTCCCGACGACGTCCGGCTGCGAAATGGCTCGGATGTGCCGGACGCTTGAGCCAGCCCATCGGCAGCCATTTCCGTAATTCCGGCCAAGTCATTCAGGGCTAGACTGGGCGACGGCGGTATGACGGTTTCGCCTCCAAGCGACGCCGATCGCTTCCTTTCTACCGTCGGAGGGGTCGACGGAATCTCTGCAGAGCTCAAACGGAATTCGGAAGCCTCCACTGGCAAGGCCGGCTGGCCTCCGGTGGAGCCAAGCTCGACTAGAGAATGAGCGGAGCCGGTAGGAACTAGTGCTTCGACTATTGTTTGAGTCGTCGCTATATTAGTAATAATGGTGGTGGTCGAAGTAACGACTGGAAAGGCTGGAGGGGCATCGCCCCGATCGCTCAAGTCGGGGCTGTCCAGTGACGTCTGTCTCTTCTTTCGCGCTGCTGCGATGATGGACGACACGATTTCTTTGGCGTAGGCATCTTTACGGTCATCCGTATTGCTAGCCAAATTACTGTTGCTGACCTGTCATCATCAACCAAAACCAATTACTCCACGACCGGATAATTaaacaacaaataaatcaacaacaaacaaaaaaaccaaacctGGGTGGGCGAACTGGGCTGTAAAGTGTCCACTTGGTCTTGATCGGGAGGGAAGAAGAATTCGACCTTATCGATGAGCGTTTCGACGATGCGACACTGATGAGACATATCAGTCACCATGGTAACCGTGCTGTCATCCCCTGGCCGAATGAGCGTCGGTCCAAAGACGATGGCTAGATTACGAGCTTCCATCTTGTTGACGTTACTCTTGCCGGCCACGCGCGACAAATGGCCCACGAGGTAGCGCAACGTGGAGTAATGGGGCTCGGGAAGCTCATCGACCAGCCGCTTGATGGAATTCAAACGGACTTGCTCCGGTTCGATCTTGCTGGCTTCGATCAAAGCGCCGTAGAGTTCCGACGTCACCAGCGGATCGGGCAGTTTGCGGAAGAAGGATTTCATCAGTGACGAGATCACGTTGACGTCATTCCAGCGCGGATCCGACTGATTGAGGCCGTCGAATCCACGGTTGAGCGAGTCGGAGAGAGCGTTAACGGCCACGCTGTTGCCCGGCACTCGATAAACGCCGACGCTCTCCAATCCGCGAGCTTCGACGATGCCGACGCAAAGTTCGACGATCAATGGAATGCTCTCCGACAAGGAGGAGCGAGGGCAGAACTCGAGCGGGACGCCAATGGTGGCCCCTTCGGGTATCATCTGCGGATGGAAAAGTCCAGCGGAGTTGGGCGAATTGCCCTGGATTTTCTTGAATTGCTGGACTACTTTGCGTCGCCACGTCGTCGGTTTGTTGACATTGGCCGGTGTGGAATGCGCGCCATCGCCGCTACCGCCAGATCCGCCGCTACtaccgccgccgccgccaccgccaccgccgccgatGGTTCCAGGAAGACTCGGCTTTCGCGTCTTGGAGACGGGCGAATGTCCAGTGGGCGACCGGTTGCGGTGCAAAGTGAATCGACCCATGCGGCGTCCGTGAGCCATCGAATTATCAGCTTCCTGAGCCTGTCGGACTAACATCATTTCGCTGCTGCTGTAGCTGGACCCAGGGCCGTCTTCCTTGTCGCTATTATTGGCAGCCGTCTGCTCCTAATTTCGTTTGTAAAGAAGCAGAATATGTCAATttaataaatcaataaaacaaaataataaaacaacaacTGCACACCTGTTGGAAACTGTCCAGCCAGAGGACCATATCGTTGTTATCTTCGCATTGCATTAGGTACTCGCACAGGCCGTTGAATGTGGAAAGACGCAGCACGTGCTTGCGTTTGGTGTAGTAGACTGCCACCTCGACGGTGCATCCTCGCAAGTCAATGACCATATCGTCGGCTCCAGTGCCCGGAGTGAaactgctgttgttgctgccactgttgttgctgctgctacCGGTGCCGTTGGCAGTGGAGGCGGACGAGGAGGCAACGTTACGATCTCTTGTGAAATGCACCGTGCCGCAACGTATCCGCGTCCACATTTGGCGCCAGGAACGGTCAGTGGATCGCCGACAATCGATGATTGTCTGTTTGACGTAGAGCCATCCTTCGCGTCCTTCCGTCTCGGACGGGCTGGGCGGATGAGCACCGGCCGCGCTCGAATTGGATTCGCCTTGCTGTTGCGATTTGGCAGCAGACACTTTTGTCGAGTCTCCAAAAAGCGAGCGCAATTTTTGGATACTGTGCGGCGGATGCGCCGGACGCCTGCGATATCAAACCAAAGAACAAATGGCGAATGGTGCGATTAAGACATGATTTCAACAAGCCGACCCAAAAACTAAGAAGgtcaaaagaaaaggaaaatgaaacagAAGAGACCACCAGCAATTTTTGACCGATTTGCTGTGTACAAAAgggaatttattttatttttttttttattttttttttattttctgttttgtattttttggaatGTGGTTTCTATCCATCCTGACTTCAAGAGACTGTCATTCGGGTCGGGTGAGGAGGAGATGGAAGAGGTTTCTCCTAACTTGTCTACAAATGAAAATCGTGCgattaacaaaacaaactaaaagGCGGGAAAAGtcaaaggaagaagaaaagaaaaaaaaaaacagagaaaagGACATTAGtactggggggggggggggtcctAACGGAGTAGGGAGGGTATCGTCGAGTCACAATCTCATGCTGAATGATGGTGTgggcttttttgttttttgttttgcatgtGTCACGGATGttgttcatcatcatcatcatcatcatcatcatagTAGGAAGCTCACCGACTGGCCAGCGGTGGAGGTTGCGACGTCGCTTTGTTGGCAACAATCGAAGACGATAAgagggtagtagtagtagtagtagaagaagaagaagaagaagtggCCATCCGCGGATGCGGAGTAGGAGGAGGAGGCCTGGATTTGTCTTCGAAATACTGCCGCAGGCGAGAAATCATGCCAGCCGCTGGCTGGACACGATCCACCACAGACACCATCACCAGATTAGTCTCCACTTTAACCACGGCCCACGAAGTCGAACTGTATGACACCATTGATAGATACATGGCCGAGAAAGAACGATCCGTCATGAAGAGAAAGAAACTAACGTCGTCATTCTgtccctctctttttttttatttttatttgcgGGGTTCAAccagggagagagagagagaggtggGGTGGAGGGCAATGATATTTCTCGGGCCGACTCCCGGAAAGAGTttgcgaaaagaaaaaaaataaaacaaaataaaaaagagggcAGAAAAGACTGAACAACAAAATGTCTCGCCTTTTCAAACGAAAAAGGCCgaataaaaactgaaacaaaaaaaaacaaaacaaatggaaaacaaagaTGTTTCTCTTACCCTTTGGCTGAGTGCTCGTTGTTGGTGGGCGTAGACGTGGTGGTCGTGGTGGTCGTGGTGGTAGTCGTGCCACTAGTCACCACGGTCTCGGCTTCTGTTGTGACCGTGCCGATGGCCATCGGACCATCAACCGGGTTACCAGCTTGCGCTTTCAAATACGATATGCGTCTCATGCCCCGGTCAGAGTCGTCATCTAATCAAATGACCAAGACGCCGTTGAAAATGACATTCGACACTTCAGTTATTTAGCGCCATACCGTAAATCTTTTGGCGTCGATTGACGCTGGCCGTCGTTGCCGGTGTCGCCATTTTAGTAGCCGACTGGCTTTCGAGTTGCTGGACTGTCGCACTGCCGCTGCTGCTAATACTGCTCGAGCCTGGTGGCGAGAAACGACATTAATGAAGCAAACAGCGACGAATTGTTGGGTTGGattaaatttgagaaaaagaaagaaaaccattACAATGGGTGGAAACAAGTAGAtctaaaatgaaacaaacatTCCGTAGTTTTTGATTAGTGCAGCGATGGAGAATAAGAACCAGAGGCAAGACCAACCTGAGGAGGTACCTAAAGAAGCCATGAGCTGGTCGAATCGCTCCAAAACGGACAACTCAAAATCAGAAGCGATGGGACTAGGTCGTGGCAGAGATAATGGGCTACAACTTCTGGCCCTATCGGCCATGGCGGTGGCAACAATGTCAGCGTCGATATCAGTTTGCAAGCAAGGAGCTTTGGCAGAGGGACAACCAGTTGTCGTTGTTGGATGCAGCGCCAACGGCTGATGGTTGTTCAGGTTGTGATGATTGCCGGTTAGTTTCAAATGAGAGGGTCGCTTTTTAACGCGACTGACCGTCACAATGCTACTGGACGCACTCGTATTCGAGTTCTCATCCAGCGACGGATCAATCCGTAGTAGCGGACTAGTAGAAGCTGCTAGTATGCAAttcaaagaaataaagaaaaacaacaaataggGAAAGGCAACAAAGCCAACAAACCATAAAATTATAAGGCATTCAAAACAGGAAAAATTGAACGACGAAAATTATTACAACACAAACAGCAAACGatgaaatttaagaaaaaaaaaaagtcaagcggaaaaaagaaaaaaaattatctatgcattttttgttgttgctgttctAAACGTCTAGTAAATGAGTTAGCGAGAAGGAGGCGCAGGCGAGCGGGCAGGGCGGGGCGGGAACGGGACTCACCGAAATCACGGACGGCGGAACGGTACGAGTGCTGCCTCAAGACGAGACTTTTACGCTCCTCCTCGTTCCACGTCACTTGTGCATCTACGataatatacacacacacacggccaTGTAGCCCGCATCAAATGATGTGTCTCAtcgtttagttttttttttgttttttcttttctgcttgAAACATTCCCTTCGCCTCCCCCCGCTAGTTTAAACATTACCCTCCTAAAAAAACACTGAAACACTTGAACCTATCGGGCAAAGAAAGAGCAAACTCACCGTATGAATTGGGTGGAAATTCCAATTCTACCGCAGGCGGTTGACAATGTAAATTCGAACTGCCAATGATGACGGTGCGGTTCCCCGAACCGCCGATCGGCACCCGCTGAAAATCCGTCGCTAGTTTATCTTTATTCgtttcaacaaaaaaggaagaggttgatggtaaaaaaaaaaaattaaacaattatTATTAAGCGACGTAAACACAAGCGCTTCTTACTGGAACGTTcggcggcagcagcagcggcggaggcggcggcggcagcagcAACGGCGGCGGAGGCAACGGCAGCAGCTTCCTGTTGTTGTTTGCCACGTTGAGCGATACGGGCCAGAAGGCCCTTTTCGGCGCCATTTTCAAACGGTTTGGTTCGCTTGACGACGACAGGCGCGTTGGCAGCCGACGTGGCCGCCGCCAATGGATGTTGGCCGGCTTTGGTGGGCGACGGCGTGAAAAACTCTTCGGGAGAGGCCAGCGGCGCGTGCATCAACGTCAACTGCCGACTCGGTTTCGATTCCGGCGCCGGATCGGACGCGATGTTCTCTTGGATGCGGGTCAGCGTCGACACGAACTGTTTGTTGCCAGACGGACTAgtcgtgttgttgttgttgctacTGGTTACCGTGGTGGTTGTAGTCGTCGTTGTGGCATTGGTCGAACCGTAAAACGGTTTGGGTACCGTGTTGGGCACCAAGCCGAGGCCCACCGCGCCCGGCGACTGAGACGGGCTGACAGGAGGCGTAGCTCTTTTGGAGCTGAAAGAGACGGACCAAGGTTCGATGGACGTGATGCCCATCGGGATGATTTCTGTTTTCGTGACGGCCGAAGACGATGCCTTGTTATGATGCTGATGCTGATGCTGATGCTGATGCTGATGCAGATGATGGTGATGGAGCGGATGTGTCTGAGCTTGTTGTTGAGACGGCGTCGTAATGGCCGTCACCTCCGAAGTCAGCGAGTCGAGTGACGTGGTCAACGACGCGCTGATGGGAGGCCACACTGGCCGGGCGAATTTCTGCGGTTGGGCGTAAAATTCTTTGGGGACGGGCGGCGATTGCTGAGCCTCTTGAACGTTGACCCAGTACGGCAGAGCGGGCCTCTTCAGAAACTCCTCCTTCTGTTCGAAACTCTTCTTGATGCGTGTCATCACTTGCGCCTGTTGATGCGACTGTTGGTCGTTGCATTCCGACGCGGCCGAGTACAGACTGCCTTTGCTGGAATTGAGCGGAGAATCGCGAAGGTTCTGTTGCTGCAGGCTCGACACGCTGCCGTGGATCGCCGCAAACGTCGCCATTTCCATCGGATGCATCGGGTAGTggaattgttgttgttgttgttgttgctgttgattGTGGGGGGGAAAGCTGGACGTGCCCTCTGAACCGGCGTAACGGGCGTGACCAGCGCTACCCGCCGCAGTGCTGAAAGTGGCAGCCGGGGCGTTAATGCTGGAAATAAACTCGCTCTTACAGGTGGGCGTTCCAGCGTAGGAACTTCGTTTCGAATGGGCGGCCGAATTGAATCCCGTGGCAGAGCCGGGATAGCATTCGACGCCTTGCCCGCCGGCTAGACTTCCTCGGCAACCGGCCGCACCGTTAGGATTGAAATCAGCCGATTTGCGCACGCTCTTGGACACGAGCGCGGCCGCCGCGGCGAGACGGGCCTGGGCCGCAACGGCTGCATCTTCGCTTGATCGGCTATTGGCCGTCGTCGTTGTggttgtcgtcgtcgttcCGGCCGTCACCAACGGCGACAGGACGCGTCCGAGCGGCGCGCCAGTGTTTGGCTTTGGAGCTGGGCTCGTGTGGGATGTCGCTGGTTTCCTAGTTTCCACCTATGGCAATGAATAGACAAACGAGTCGTtgaaatcaatcaatcaaacaaaaagtaGCGTGACGTTTCGGCATAATGGGCACCTGGAACGGTTGATAGGGTTTAGGCCGTGGCAGGTGCGACATGATGTTGTTGGGTTTCAAAGGGTCCATTACCATTTTGCCGGCCTGGTCTTCCGCAGTTCCAGCGGCTGGAATAACTGTCGCTGGTCTGGCGTTTGTGTACGGGTTGTGAGCCGTATCAGCAAAACACtagagaaacaaaacaaaaacaaacaaatgtttttggtCAAGTCTGTTACTTGGCGATTCGATTGGTGTCGGTTACCTGCTGGAGAACGTCGTGCTCTTTCGGCATTACGACCAGCTGCAAATTGGGTCCACTTTTCTGTATCATCTGCACCACTTGGGCGTACGATTTGCACATGACCGACTCTCCATTGACACTCACCACCTGGTCACCTAAATTCACCAAACGATTGGATAGCCGTCATTAATTGGCCATCCATCACAATTTCACaagagagaacaaaaaaacaaaacaaaactatcGAAAGGGAAGGGTCCGGGCTAGACAGGATGGTATTGTGGTGAAAGAGAGTTAGGCCATATCATGTCGTATTCGATTCACGTACCAGTCGAAAGTCCGGCTTTGACGGCGGGTCCGTTTTCTCGAACATGCTTGACGAAGATGGTGTCCATCGGTATCATGGGGTCGAGCAGACCGGCCGACATTCCACGTTGCCATTCCTCGGGGCAATCCTTCAGagtcgaaaaaagaagaagaagaagaagatgatgaagaaaaagaggaagaagaagaagaagaaacgaaaatgtaTATCAAACAAGAGTGACAGATGGATATCACATGATACAAACATTCCAATAGCAAACAAATATACACAACGCACACACTCGATGGAACGGAGAGATTCTATTTAAGGGACTCATTTCCTTATGCGTGTGTGCGCGCTGATGATGACGGTTATGTCTAGTATTCCAATATAAGAGGGAGGGCAAaatggggaaagaaaaaaaagagagagaaagcaGCTGCTATATACGCTTTGAATTCAAAAGTGCCCCCTCCTTCTCTTAATCCCAATCTGAACGCCAACCAAAAATCCCATTtggaaatgaataaataatcaaaagagaaaatatcTAGCACacaaaatgtgttttttttttttttaaatagggaTGCAAtacacttaaaaaaaacatattcaaagattaaaagagaaaagagccACTTGGGTCCGAGAGGTCTTGTCATCAAAAAGGGCGTCCGTGCTAgttgagtgtgtgtgtgtgtgtgca contains these protein-coding regions:
- the LOC116918769 gene encoding mucin-19 isoform X8; this encodes MMAEPSSKPTVQQQQQIVANELSSSKISTLAVRDRLNAAAPTQPRTVTNTDSGGDRRNVRGPRCITIQRSSAGFGFTLRHFIVYPPDSVSDCPEEWQRGMSAGLLDPMIPMDTIFVKHVRENGPAVKAGLSTGDQVVSVNGESVMCKSYAQVVQMIQKSGPNLQLVVMPKEHDVLQQCFADTAHNPYTNARPATVIPAAGTAEDQAGKMVMDPLKPNNIMSHLPRPKPYQPFQVETRKPATSHTSPAPKPNTGAPLGRVLSPLVTAGTTTTTTTTTANSRSSEDAAVAAQARLAAAAALVSKSVRKSADFNPNGAAGCRGSLAGGQGVECYPGSATGFNSAAHSKRSSYAGTPTCKSEFISSINAPAATFSTAAGSAGHARYAGSEGTSSFPPHNQQQQQQQQQFHYPMHPMEMATFAAIHGSVSSLQQQNLRDSPLNSSKGSLYSAASECNDQQSHQQAQVMTRIKKSFEQKEEFLKRPALPYWVNVQEAQQSPPVPKEFYAQPQKFARPVWPPISASLTTSLDSLTSEVTAITTPSQQQAQTHPLHHHHLHQHQHQHQHQHHNKASSSAVTKTEIIPMGITSIEPWSVSFSSKRATPPVSPSQSPGAVGLGLVPNTVPKPFYGSTNATTTTTTTTVTSSNNNNTTSPSGNKQFVSTLTRIQENIASDPAPESKPSRQLTLMHAPLASPEEFFTPSPTKAGQHPLAAATSAANAPVVVKRTKPFENGAEKGLLARIAQRGKQQQEAAAVASAAVAAAAAASAAAAAAERSNKLATDFQRVPIGGSGNRTVIIGSSNLHCQPPAVELEFPPNSYDAQVTWNEEERKSLVLRQHSYRSAVRDFAASTSPLLRIDPSLDENSNTSASSSIVTVSRVKKRPSHLKLTGNHHNLNNHQPLALHPTTTTGCPSAKAPCLQTDIDADIVATAMADRARSCSPLSLPRPSPIASDFELSVLERFDQLMASLGTSSGSSSISSSGSATVQQLESQSATKMATPATTASVNRRQKIYDDDSDRGMRRISYLKAQAGNPVDGPMAIGTVTTEAETVVTSGTTTTTTTTTTTSTPTNNEHSAKGSTSWAVVKVETNLVMVSVVDRVQPAAGMISRLRQYFEDKSRPPPPTPHPRMATSSSSSSTTTTTTLLSSSIVANKATSQPPPLASRRPAHPPHSIQKLRSLFGDSTKVSAAKSQQQGESNSSAAGAHPPSPSETEGREGWLYVKQTIIDCRRSTDRSWRQMWTRIRCGTVHFTRDRNVASSSASTANGTGSSSNNSGSNNSSFTPGTGADDMVIDLRGCTVEVAVYYTKRKHVLRLSTFNGLCEYLMQCEDNNDMVLWLDSFQQEQTAANNSDKEDGPGSSYSSSEMMLVRQAQEADNSMAHGRRMGRFTLHRNRSPTGHSPVSKTRKPSLPGTIGGGGGGGGGGSSGGSGGSGDGAHSTPANVNKPTTWRRKVVQQFKKIQGNSPNSAGLFHPQMIPEGATIGVPLEFCPRSSLSESIPLIVELCVGIVEARGLESVGVYRVPGNSVAVNALSDSLNRGFDGLNQSDPRWNDVNVISSLMKSFFRKLPDPLVTSELYGALIEASKIEPEQVRLNSIKRLVDELPEPHYSTLRYLVGHLSRVAGKSNVNKMEARNLAIVFGPTLIRPGDDSTVTMVTDMSHQCRIVETLIDKVEFFFPPDQDQVDTLQPSSPTQVSNSNLASNTDDRKDAYAKEIVSSIIAAARKKRQTSLDSPDLSDRGDAPPAFPVVTSTTTIITNIATTQTIVEALVPTGSAHSLVELGSTGGQPALPVEASEFRLSSAEIPSTPPTVERKRSASLGGETVIPPSPSLALNDLAGITEMAADGLAQASGTSEPFRSRTSSGSFVVNKLHPIDAAGIRSYSGLSAVTQERIRLFEQETKAMLQRDLARQVRREGEPVPPSAGARRLDKTEVESAWHRAKLEMETDDFLDVLADNPSDVTDSTATLDVSVSSDQDKKPEEQQEKQPEEGVEIDPTVETIATDEKRCRDTEKEPQMSRALSAIAVQKEEDNHAAQKEEDNHAAQVAEEKVDEKPVVEVDAVKSSNGRGVTGPKSATTAKQPTVGGGGAVGRSQIPKPSASSKSNESSPASAKVATASTDSTRTSPSKSVTAPSSTAVKSRSSMAVVGRAKTVELNKSVPAKKMSAGELQAPRMLRQMSAGQMQPQSPNRVLPVKTNPRLKSAETSPAKKSSAASSNKTEETKKSATTTDGEQSNRLLESNLDETLDAADQPKSGPKETADPVDRPNIKQASVSVKRESKSADTGKAVKRSDSLTKDEKTESNTKAREREMRQTSVGQKTPRKFVQRSGESGLKRRHTVGGTRDFDK
- the LOC116918769 gene encoding rho GTPase-activating protein 21 isoform X9, with the translated sequence MMAEPSSKPTVQQQQQIVANELSSSKISTLAVRDRLNAAAPTQPRTVTNTDSGGDRRNVRGPRCITIQRSSAGFGFTLRHFIVYPPDSVSDCPEEWQRGMSAGLLDPMIPMDTIFVKHVRENGPAVKAGLSTGDQVVSVNGESVMCKSYAQVVQMIQKSGPNLQLVVMPKEHDVLQQCFADTAHNPYTNARPATVIPAAGTAEDQAGKMVMDPLKPNNIMSHLPRPKPYQPFQVETRKPATSHTSPAPKPNTGAPLGRVLSPLVTAGTTTTTTTTTANSRSSEDAAVAAQARLAAAAALVSKSVRKSADFNPNGAAGCRGSLAGGQGVECYPGSATGFNSAAHSKRSSYAGTPTCKSEFISSINAPAATFSTAAGSAGHARYAGSEGTSSFPPHNQQQQQQQQQFHYPMHPMEMATFAAIHGSVSSLQQQNLRDSPLNSSKGSLYSAASECNDQQSHQQAQVMTRIKKSFEQKEEFLKRPALPYWVNVQEAQQSPPVPKEFYAQPQKFARPVWPPISASLTTSLDSLTSEVTAITTPSQQQAQTHPLHHHHLHQHQHQHQHQHHNKASSSAVTKTEIIPMGITSIEPWSVSFSSKRATPPVSPSQSPGAVGLGLVPNTVPKPFYGSTNATTTTTTTTVTSSNNNNTTSPSGNKQFVSTLTRIQENIASDPAPESKPSRQLTLMHAPLASPEEFFTPSPTKAGQHPLAAATSAANAPVVVKRTKPFENGAEKGLLARIAQRGKQQQEAAAVASAAVAAAAAASAAAAAAERSNKLATDFQRVPIGGSGNRTVIIGSSNLHCQPPAVELEFPPNSYDAQVTWNEEERKSLVLRQHSYRSAVRDFGSSSISSSGSATVQQLESQSATKMATPATTASVNRRQKIYDDDSDRGMRRISYLKAQAGNPVDGPMAIGTVTTEAETVVTSGTTTTTTTTTTTSTPTNNEHSAKGSTSWAVVKVETNLVMVSVVDRVQPAAGMISRLRQYFEDKSRPPPPTPHPRMATSSSSSSTTTTTTLLSSSIVANKATSQPPPLASRRPAHPPHSIQKLRSLFGDSTKVSAAKSQQQGESNSSAAGAHPPSPSETEGREGWLYVKQTIIDCRRSTDRSWRQMWTRIRCGTVHFTRDRNVASSSASTANGTGSSSNNSGSNNSSFTPGTGADDMVIDLRGCTVEVAVYYTKRKHVLRLSTFNGLCEYLMQCEDNNDMVLWLDSFQQEQTAANNSDKEDGPGSSYSSSEMMLVRQAQEADNSMAHGRRMGRFTLHRNRSPTGHSPVSKTRKPSLPGTIGGGGGGGGGGSSGGSGGSGDGAHSTPANVNKPTTWRRKVVQQFKKIQGNSPNSAGLFHPQMIPEGATIGVPLEFCPRSSLSESIPLIVELCVGIVEARGLESVGVYRVPGNSVAVNALSDSLNRGFDGLNQSDPRWNDVNVISSLMKSFFRKLPDPLVTSELYGALIEASKIEPEQVRLNSIKRLVDELPEPHYSTLRYLVGHLSRVAGKSNVNKMEARNLAIVFGPTLIRPGDDSTVTMVTDMSHQCRIVETLIDKVEFFFPPDQDQVDTLQPSSPTQVSNSNLASNTDDRKDAYAKEIVSSIIAAARKKRQTSLDSPDLSDRGDAPPAFPVVTSTTTIITNIATTQTIVEALVPTGSAHSLVELGSTGGQPALPVEASEFRLSSAEIPSTPPTVERKRSASLGGETVIPPSPSLALNDLAGITEMAADGLAQASGTSEPFRSRTSSGSFVVNKLHPIDAAGIRSYSGLSAVTQERIRLFEQETKAMLQRDLARQVRREGEPVPPSAGARRLDKTEVESAWHRAKLEMETDDFLDVLADNPSDVTDSTATLDVSVSSDQDKKPEEQQEKQPEEGVEIDPTVETIATDEKRCRDTEKEPQMSRALSAIAVQKEEDNHAAQKEEDNHAAQVAEEKVDEKPVVEVDAVKSSNGRGVTGPKSATTAKQPTVGGGGAVGRSQIPKPSASSKSNESSPASAKVATASTDSTRTSPSKSVTAPSSTAVKSRSSMAVVGRAKTVELNKSVPAKKMSAGELQAPRMLRQMSAGQMQPQSPNRVLPVKTNPRLKSAETSPAKKSSAASSNKTEETKKSATTTDGEQSNRLLESNLDETLDAADQPKSGPKETADPVDRPNIKQASVSVKRESKSADTGKAVKRSDSLTKDEKTESNTKAREREMRQTSVGQKTPRKFVQRSGESGLKRRHTVGGTRDFDKVRIRWLADKSDERNVIPAPRWSAWDRLQPLISDEDLNVDRSLKTWMRSERIRTSSPELCRRSDTASIATNTLPANAPGCASGQPLEASSSIRQDEDASSP